From Paenibacillus sp. V4I7, one genomic window encodes:
- a CDS encoding sodium-dependent transporter translates to MSNDQTSGQAAGKKTGTVERFTSTGFILAAIGSSVGLGNMWKFPYITGKHGGAAFFLLFIICLIIVGLPILLAEMTIGRGGRGNASVSFFNLTGKKYWGAFGLLSILTAFMIMSYYAVVAGWTLHYTVESFTGILFQEGSDYKDKFLSFASGYWPIFWQAVVMVVTGGVLAKGVSGGIEKFNKVLIPGFLIILLVLMVRSLTLPGAGEGVSFFLKPDFSKLDAESALVALGHAFFSLSLGMGCMLTYGSYVEKRQSLGTATLAIGFGDLVYAFIAGLVIFPTVFSYGLQPGEGVGLAFMALPAAFSQMPFGFFFGGLFFLLLAIAALTSAISILEVPVAYAMHKWQWSRKKSAVILSILCFLVGVPSGLSVGGVLGDFNPGGKSIFDWMDFITSYVLMPFGGLVVTLFTGYAWKKAGEEAGLKGFWYKAWMFLLRVVAPVLIVCVFLHSIGIIKFS, encoded by the coding sequence ATGAGCAACGATCAGACATCAGGACAAGCAGCAGGCAAAAAAACAGGAACGGTTGAGCGTTTTACGTCTACAGGTTTTATTTTGGCTGCGATCGGCAGCTCGGTAGGGCTGGGCAACATGTGGAAGTTTCCCTACATTACGGGTAAACATGGCGGTGCCGCCTTTTTCCTATTATTCATCATATGTTTAATTATTGTAGGCTTACCTATTTTACTTGCAGAAATGACGATTGGCCGCGGCGGTAGAGGTAACGCATCGGTATCTTTCTTTAATCTGACGGGCAAAAAATACTGGGGAGCATTCGGGTTATTATCGATTCTTACCGCTTTCATGATCATGTCCTATTACGCGGTAGTCGCGGGATGGACACTCCATTATACAGTAGAGTCATTTACTGGCATCTTGTTCCAAGAGGGCTCCGACTATAAAGACAAGTTCCTATCATTCGCTTCGGGCTACTGGCCTATCTTCTGGCAGGCTGTTGTTATGGTGGTTACGGGCGGGGTTCTTGCTAAAGGGGTTTCTGGTGGTATCGAGAAATTCAACAAAGTTTTGATTCCCGGATTTCTCATCATCCTACTGGTTCTTATGGTCCGTTCGCTTACGCTCCCAGGAGCGGGAGAAGGGGTATCCTTCTTCTTAAAACCTGACTTCTCCAAGCTGGACGCGGAGTCTGCGCTAGTTGCTTTGGGACATGCGTTCTTTTCCTTATCGCTAGGGATGGGCTGTATGTTAACCTATGGGTCCTATGTGGAAAAAAGACAATCACTTGGCACAGCAACTCTCGCCATTGGTTTCGGTGATTTGGTATATGCTTTCATCGCGGGACTAGTCATTTTCCCAACAGTGTTTTCTTACGGGCTTCAGCCTGGCGAAGGCGTAGGCTTGGCGTTCATGGCGCTGCCTGCAGCGTTCTCGCAAATGCCATTTGGCTTCTTCTTTGGTGGTCTATTCTTCTTGCTCCTAGCCATTGCGGCGTTGACTTCAGCGATTTCCATTTTAGAAGTACCAGTCGCTTATGCCATGCATAAATGGCAGTGGAGCCGCAAAAAATCAGCGGTTATCTTATCCATCCTTTGCTTCTTAGTAGGTGTTCCTTCAGGGCTTTCTGTTGGAGGTGTGCTAGGGGATTTCAATCCTGGAGGTAAAAGCATTTTTGATTGGATGGACTTCATTACTTCCTATGTTCTGATGCCATTCGGTGGGTTAGTCGTTACCTTGTTTACGGGATACGCGTGGAAAAAGGCTGGAGAAGAAGCAGGTTTGAAAGGGTTTTGGTATAAAGCCTGGATGTTTTTACTGCGCGTAGTAGCTCCTGTTCTTATCGTTTGTGTATTCTTGCATTCGATAGGTATAATTAAATTTTCATAG
- the rlmN gene encoding 23S rRNA (adenine(2503)-C(2))-methyltransferase RlmN: MNKQSIYGLTLDQLIAWLEQNGHKKSRALQVWDWLYRKRVTDFSEMTDVKQDCIQSLEEHFVIQTLTEHTRQESADGTMKFLFKLQDGNLIETVLMRHKFGLSVCVTTQVGCNIGCSFCASGLLAKSRDLSSAEVVEQIMKVQFHLDKAAKDERVSHIVVMGIGEPFDNFENMVDFIRVVKDQKGLDIAARHITVSTSGLANKIIEFADSDLKVNLAISLHAPTNELRTRIMKINKAIPIEKLMQAIEYYLAKTNRRITLEYILLKDVNDGREHALQLAELIQHIRHLANVNLIPYNPVDEHSQYQRSERESVRAFYDTLKKQGISCSVRLEHGTDIDAACGQLRSKQIKQSTGDNLGQDSLVVG; the protein is encoded by the coding sequence ATGAATAAACAATCCATCTATGGATTAACGTTGGATCAATTGATTGCATGGCTTGAGCAAAATGGACACAAAAAATCGCGGGCATTACAAGTCTGGGATTGGCTATATCGGAAGCGGGTAACCGACTTTTCAGAGATGACGGATGTGAAGCAGGATTGTATTCAGAGTCTGGAAGAGCATTTCGTCATTCAGACGTTGACTGAACATACGAGGCAAGAATCAGCGGACGGTACGATGAAGTTCCTTTTCAAGCTGCAGGATGGTAATTTGATCGAGACCGTGTTGATGAGACATAAATTCGGGTTGTCCGTGTGTGTAACGACGCAGGTCGGCTGTAACATTGGGTGCAGCTTCTGTGCGAGCGGGCTTTTGGCCAAAAGTCGTGATCTATCCAGCGCAGAAGTCGTGGAACAAATTATGAAGGTTCAGTTTCATTTGGACAAAGCGGCCAAAGACGAACGAGTCAGCCACATTGTTGTGATGGGCATTGGCGAGCCATTTGATAATTTCGAAAATATGGTTGATTTTATCCGCGTTGTGAAAGACCAAAAAGGCCTAGACATTGCCGCTAGACATATTACAGTATCAACTAGTGGTCTTGCTAATAAAATTATCGAATTCGCGGACTCAGATTTGAAGGTAAATCTTGCGATTTCTCTGCATGCCCCGACGAACGAGCTTCGTACCCGGATCATGAAAATAAACAAAGCGATTCCGATAGAGAAATTAATGCAGGCGATCGAGTACTATTTGGCCAAAACGAACCGGAGAATTACATTGGAGTACATTTTGCTGAAGGATGTTAACGACGGGAGAGAGCATGCGCTGCAATTAGCAGAGCTCATCCAGCATATTCGCCACCTTGCCAACGTGAACTTGATTCCTTACAATCCAGTAGATGAGCATAGTCAATATCAACGGAGCGAGCGGGAATCCGTGCGGGCTTTCTATGATACGTTGAAAAAGCAGGGCATTAGCTGCAGTGTTCGCCTTGAGCATGGAACGGATATTGATGCCGCTTGTGGACAATTAAGAAGTAAACAGATCAAACAATCCACAGGGGATAACCTGGGTCAGGATAGTTTGGTTGTAGGCTAA
- the hxlB gene encoding 6-phospho-3-hexuloisomerase, whose protein sequence is METNLYLAEILHELQQGANQLNDDQADRFVERIMESSKVFVAGAGRSGLMAKAFAMRLMHMGIDAYVVGESITPNVTEKDMLIIGSGSGETKSLLSMAEKAKTLQASVALVTIFPESKIGQLADIVVKLPGSPKDKSSSNYSTIQPMGSLFEQTLLLFFDAVILRLMEKKGYDSTTMFGRHANLE, encoded by the coding sequence ATGGAAACGAATCTGTATTTAGCTGAAATCCTTCATGAGCTGCAGCAGGGTGCCAACCAGCTGAATGACGATCAAGCGGATCGTTTTGTAGAGCGGATCATGGAGTCAAGCAAGGTTTTTGTAGCTGGGGCCGGTAGATCCGGCTTGATGGCCAAAGCTTTCGCAATGAGGCTGATGCATATGGGCATTGATGCTTACGTTGTGGGTGAGTCGATCACGCCAAATGTCACGGAAAAAGACATGCTGATCATCGGATCAGGTTCTGGGGAAACCAAGAGTCTCTTATCGATGGCAGAGAAGGCCAAAACCTTGCAGGCTTCTGTCGCGCTAGTAACGATATTCCCAGAATCAAAGATCGGACAGCTTGCGGATATCGTCGTTAAGCTTCCTGGCTCGCCTAAAGATAAGTCGTCTAGCAATTACTCCACCATACAACCAATGGGCTCGCTATTTGAGCAAACTCTCTTGCTATTCTTTGACGCTGTCATCCTTCGGTTAATGGAGAAAAAAGGTTACGACTCCACGACCATGTTTGGTCGACACGCTAATTTGGAATAA
- a CDS encoding glycosyltransferase has protein sequence MSIALSVVPLRAEAKVVDEHAVVKMQCYSQSMVKLKGDLRKLWLEHMLWTRSYLVSALAGLEDQEKVLARLLKNQKDIGNAIKPYYGEAAGNKLGDLLTEHIVIAGKVVAAAKSGNAPDFEKYNKEWYRNADDTAAFLSKANPNWPMKTLQDMLYGHLQLLTNNVSARLKKDWDADIAAFDQGEEHIIMLADLLSDGIIKQFPKQFK, from the coding sequence ATGTCCATTGCCTTAAGTGTTGTTCCGCTCAGAGCAGAGGCTAAGGTAGTGGACGAACACGCCGTCGTAAAAATGCAATGCTACAGCCAATCGATGGTAAAGCTGAAAGGTGACTTAAGAAAGCTATGGCTCGAGCATATGCTATGGACGAGAAGCTACCTCGTAAGCGCCCTAGCTGGTCTAGAAGATCAAGAGAAAGTGCTGGCTAGACTACTTAAGAATCAGAAGGATATCGGAAATGCGATAAAACCTTATTATGGGGAAGCAGCCGGTAATAAGTTAGGAGACCTGTTGACAGAGCATATCGTCATAGCGGGCAAAGTTGTAGCTGCAGCCAAAAGCGGCAATGCGCCTGATTTCGAGAAGTATAATAAGGAATGGTATCGGAATGCTGATGATACCGCCGCATTTCTCAGTAAAGCGAATCCGAATTGGCCCATGAAAACTCTACAAGATATGTTATATGGGCACTTGCAATTGCTCACAAACAACGTGTCAGCTAGGCTCAAAAAGGACTGGGATGCGGATATTGCTGCGTTCGATCAGGGCGAGGAGCATATTATTATGCTAGCTGATCTTCTTTCGGATGGGATCATAAAACAATTTCCTAAACAGTTTAAGTAA
- a CDS encoding MFS transporter — protein sequence MELSHRITKEQATKEPFPISILSLTVGAFAIGMTEFVIMGLLPNVANDLHVSISSAGQLITMYALGVAIGAPILTVLTHRIPQKKLLCLLMLLFILGNGISVFAPSYAILMGARMITALTHGTFFGVGAVIASNLVRPDKRAGAVSIMMAGLTIANIIGVPLGTFIGQHMGWRSSFGAIAIMGIIALIGILIFIPQIRHDKPASIVKQISALAKPKLLLYLLIGALGNAGLFAVFTYITPLLVQVSGFAEHSVTWILVLFGCGVTIGNIVGGKLADWKLMPSILGLYLSICVILTLFTFTIYSPVAAVLTIFLWGAASFAVFPGLQVRIMSLAQAAPALASTSSHSAGNLGNAAGAFIGGWVITHLAITALPWVGAILVGLALILGFACYIVERKPA from the coding sequence ATGGAGTTATCACACCGTATTACCAAGGAGCAAGCAACCAAAGAACCGTTCCCTATCTCTATACTTTCCCTTACAGTAGGCGCTTTTGCCATTGGAATGACTGAATTTGTTATCATGGGTCTGCTGCCTAATGTCGCTAATGATTTGCATGTCAGCATCTCATCCGCAGGACAACTCATTACGATGTATGCCCTCGGGGTAGCTATCGGTGCGCCAATCCTGACGGTTCTCACCCACCGAATCCCGCAAAAGAAACTGTTATGTCTGCTTATGCTTTTATTCATTCTCGGTAACGGAATCTCTGTTTTCGCGCCAAGCTATGCCATTTTGATGGGAGCCCGTATGATAACCGCATTGACACACGGGACATTCTTTGGAGTTGGGGCTGTTATCGCCTCCAATCTTGTACGTCCGGACAAGCGTGCCGGGGCCGTATCCATCATGATGGCTGGCCTAACCATTGCCAATATTATCGGTGTTCCTCTGGGGACATTCATCGGTCAACACATGGGGTGGCGATCCTCATTTGGCGCGATAGCGATCATGGGAATCATTGCATTAATCGGCATTCTTATCTTTATACCGCAAATTCGGCATGACAAACCAGCGAGTATCGTTAAGCAGATTAGCGCTCTCGCCAAGCCCAAGCTTCTTCTATATCTGCTGATCGGAGCACTAGGTAACGCCGGCCTATTCGCCGTATTTACTTATATTACGCCACTGCTAGTGCAAGTCAGCGGTTTTGCTGAACATAGCGTAACTTGGATCCTCGTTCTCTTCGGCTGTGGAGTAACCATCGGCAATATCGTCGGCGGAAAGCTTGCAGACTGGAAGCTGATGCCCTCCATACTGGGACTTTACCTTTCGATATGTGTCATTCTTACCCTCTTCACCTTTACCATTTATAGTCCGGTCGCTGCCGTCTTGACTATATTTCTGTGGGGAGCTGCTTCCTTCGCTGTGTTTCCTGGGCTGCAAGTACGTATTATGAGCCTTGCACAGGCGGCACCAGCACTTGCCTCTACCTCCAGTCATTCAGCTGGTAATCTAGGAAATGCCGCCGGTGCTTTCATTGGGGGATGGGTCATTACACATCTAGCAATCACAGCCCTCCCTTGGGTCGGTGCCATACTCGTAGGACTGGCGCTGATCTTAGGATTTGCTTGCTATATAGTAGAACGCAAACCCGCATAA
- a CDS encoding DNA-3-methyladenine glycosylase, translated as MEVDVLSSQPVTAAFFEQPTLFLARSLLGKLLVKETELGISSGWIVETEAYIGPGDRAAHSFGNRRTPRTEVMFGPPGYVYTYVMHTHCLVNIVSGELGHPEAVLIRAVEPCTGIDHMYDRRGHDKKLKELTNGPGKLTKAMGIVKEDYGRPFFERPLYIAEGKPVESVAAGPRIGIDNSGEAREYPWRFWVEGNPFVSK; from the coding sequence ATGGAGGTAGATGTTCTGTCTTCCCAACCTGTTACTGCTGCATTTTTTGAGCAGCCCACACTGTTCTTGGCTCGGTCGCTGCTCGGTAAATTGCTTGTGAAAGAAACCGAATTAGGCATATCTTCAGGCTGGATTGTTGAAACAGAAGCCTACATAGGTCCCGGGGACCGCGCCGCTCATAGCTTTGGCAATCGCAGGACACCGAGAACGGAAGTGATGTTCGGCCCTCCGGGCTATGTCTATACCTATGTGATGCATACCCATTGTCTAGTGAACATAGTAAGCGGGGAGCTAGGCCATCCAGAGGCTGTCTTAATTCGAGCTGTGGAGCCCTGTACTGGAATTGATCACATGTATGATCGCCGCGGCCATGATAAAAAACTAAAGGAGCTCACCAACGGTCCCGGCAAACTAACAAAAGCAATGGGCATTGTAAAAGAGGATTATGGAAGACCTTTTTTTGAGCGTCCTCTCTACATTGCGGAAGGAAAACCAGTAGAATCCGTTGCTGCTGGACCAAGAATCGGCATCGACAATAGTGGAGAAGCCAGAGAATACCCGTGGCGATTCTGGGTTGAAGGGAACCCTTTTGTTTCAAAATAG
- a CDS encoding NADH:flavin oxidoreductase/NADH oxidase, whose product MTQKLFASYDLKGLHINNRIVMAPMCQYSVTAKDGKPNEWHYVHYLSRAIGGTGLIIMEMTDVDPDGRITDFDLGIWSDEQIPAFAKIIDGVHAHNTKIGIQIAHAGRKAEDAAVPVAPSAIQFPGSAYKMPRALATEEVQDVVKKFGDAARRAVQAGVDTIELHGAHGYLIHQFQSPLTNKRDDVYGQDLARFGVEVIQAVKKEMPADMPLIFRISAVEYVDGGYDIDHAIELSKAYQAAGVDAFHVSSGGEGPAGERKPGNYPGYQVPFARKIREALNVPVIAVGMLEDPALAESVIGSEDADFVAIARGMLRDPYWATHAAITLRNEPNNIPKQYIRAY is encoded by the coding sequence ATGACTCAGAAATTATTTGCTTCCTATGATCTGAAAGGTTTACACATAAATAATCGCATTGTTATGGCGCCAATGTGTCAATATTCGGTTACAGCTAAAGACGGAAAGCCAAATGAATGGCACTATGTTCACTATCTTAGCCGCGCTATTGGCGGTACAGGCCTCATTATTATGGAAATGACGGATGTTGATCCCGATGGGCGCATTACCGATTTCGACTTAGGCATATGGTCAGACGAGCAGATTCCGGCCTTCGCCAAAATTATTGACGGTGTACACGCGCATAACACAAAAATCGGGATTCAGATCGCTCATGCGGGACGCAAAGCAGAAGACGCGGCAGTCCCAGTTGCCCCATCTGCGATACAGTTTCCGGGATCAGCTTACAAAATGCCTCGCGCCCTTGCAACCGAAGAGGTTCAAGACGTGGTTAAAAAATTCGGTGATGCAGCCCGCCGCGCTGTACAAGCTGGTGTGGATACGATCGAGCTTCATGGAGCACACGGCTATTTGATCCATCAGTTCCAATCGCCTCTAACGAATAAAAGAGACGATGTTTACGGTCAAGACCTTGCCCGCTTTGGTGTAGAAGTCATTCAAGCCGTAAAGAAAGAAATGCCTGCTGACATGCCGCTCATCTTCCGCATCTCCGCAGTGGAGTATGTCGATGGCGGATATGATATTGATCATGCTATCGAGCTGTCCAAAGCCTACCAAGCTGCAGGAGTAGATGCTTTTCATGTGAGTTCTGGCGGAGAAGGACCTGCTGGAGAGAGAAAACCAGGCAATTACCCGGGCTATCAGGTTCCGTTCGCACGTAAAATCCGCGAGGCGCTGAATGTACCCGTTATTGCTGTAGGTATGCTCGAAGATCCAGCGCTTGCTGAATCCGTTATCGGCAGCGAAGATGCTGACTTCGTAGCGATTGCCCGTGGCATGCTGCGTGATCCGTACTGGGCAACACATGCTGCCATTACGCTTCGCAATGAACCAAATAATATTCCAAAACAATATATTCGAGCTTACTAA
- a CDS encoding sugar porter family MFS transporter — translation MSSHKNNQDQQVSMKFVTLVSMVAALGGLLFGFDTAVVSGAIGFMKERFDLSEVEVGWAVSSLIIGCIVGAAGSGMLGDRFGRKKVLIMAAILFIIGSIGSAIPDTFTGYIIARIIGGLGIGITSTLCPLYNAEIAPAKYRGRLVALNQFATVTGIFLVYFINMGIAGYGDDAWDISTAWRWMFGFGVLPGLLFLVLLFFVPESPRWLIKQGRAAESLPILLKIHGDELARQEVLDIKESFSQESGSIRQLFSPALRLALIVGVGLAVLQQVTGINAIMYYAPEIFKETGAGTNASLIQTILVGLINFLFTILAIWLIDKVGRKVLLLVGSASMTVCLVVIGAAFQTGQPSGPLVLIFILLYVASFAVSLGPVVWVIMSEIFPNRIRGKATAIASMALWTADYIVSQTFPPMLGSAGPAVTFWIFGFMSVLTFFFTWRLVPETKGKSLEEIEALWSSKKASTANKSKEEEGLPYRTFSNTRES, via the coding sequence ATGAGCTCACATAAAAACAATCAAGACCAACAAGTAAGCATGAAGTTTGTCACGCTAGTTTCGATGGTTGCCGCTTTGGGCGGTTTACTATTTGGATTTGATACAGCTGTTGTGTCGGGTGCAATCGGTTTTATGAAAGAACGTTTCGACCTAAGTGAGGTGGAAGTGGGTTGGGCGGTCTCCAGCTTAATCATCGGGTGTATCGTTGGAGCAGCAGGATCCGGTATGCTGGGGGATAGGTTCGGTCGGAAAAAAGTGCTGATTATGGCTGCGATCCTATTCATTATCGGGTCCATCGGTTCCGCCATTCCAGATACGTTCACCGGCTATATTATTGCCCGAATTATTGGCGGACTTGGGATTGGTATTACCTCTACGCTATGTCCTCTTTATAACGCGGAAATAGCGCCTGCCAAGTATCGCGGCCGTCTTGTAGCTCTGAATCAGTTCGCGACGGTGACCGGTATCTTCCTCGTATATTTCATCAACATGGGCATTGCGGGGTATGGGGACGACGCATGGGATATTTCAACTGCTTGGCGATGGATGTTTGGCTTCGGGGTTCTTCCGGGCTTGCTGTTCTTAGTACTGCTTTTCTTTGTGCCTGAAAGTCCGAGATGGTTGATCAAGCAGGGGAGAGCAGCAGAGTCTCTTCCGATTTTACTTAAGATTCACGGCGACGAACTGGCCAGACAGGAAGTACTGGATATCAAGGAATCGTTCAGTCAGGAAAGCGGATCGATCCGCCAACTGTTCAGCCCAGCTTTGCGGCTTGCTTTAATCGTAGGAGTGGGACTGGCAGTTCTCCAGCAAGTTACGGGAATTAACGCGATTATGTACTATGCCCCAGAAATTTTTAAAGAAACGGGTGCTGGCACGAATGCTTCGCTGATTCAGACCATTTTGGTCGGTTTGATTAATTTCCTTTTCACTATTCTTGCTATATGGCTCATCGATAAGGTGGGACGTAAGGTCCTTCTACTTGTTGGATCTGCCTCAATGACAGTGTGCCTAGTTGTAATAGGTGCCGCCTTTCAAACGGGACAACCTTCCGGGCCATTGGTGCTAATCTTTATTTTATTGTATGTGGCTTCCTTTGCTGTATCGCTTGGGCCAGTCGTGTGGGTGATTATGTCCGAAATTTTCCCGAACCGTATTCGTGGAAAAGCTACGGCGATAGCTTCTATGGCGCTATGGACAGCGGATTATATCGTATCACAGACCTTTCCTCCGATGCTTGGTTCTGCAGGGCCAGCGGTGACATTCTGGATATTCGGTTTCATGTCCGTACTTACTTTCTTTTTCACTTGGCGTCTAGTACCAGAGACAAAGGGGAAATCGCTGGAAGAGATCGAAGCCTTGTGGTCTTCGAAAAAAGCATCTACTGCGAATAAAAGCAAAGAAGAAGAAGGCCTCCCATATAGAACTTTTTCTAACACACGTGAATCTTGA
- a CDS encoding uracil-DNA glycosylase produces MLDFKAVILQEEIAPSHAIGCQQCELSKQRHRVIWGEGNPEAPIFIIMDNPGAREDKEGQAFICSTRETLQMGIREAGLDLGLVYVSYLLKCRPIRAYNKPVAREACSSHLKLQLEEKKPSLLFGLGNVVMESMFPDVEADVKSYRGRWHTFQGLPAAFSYHPLAVRRRPVLMKYFTEDIKLVAQRIKEMT; encoded by the coding sequence ATGTTAGATTTCAAAGCCGTTATTCTACAGGAGGAAATTGCACCTTCTCATGCCATCGGATGCCAGCAATGTGAGCTCTCCAAGCAGCGCCACCGCGTGATTTGGGGGGAAGGTAATCCCGAAGCTCCGATTTTCATTATTATGGATAACCCGGGTGCCCGTGAAGACAAGGAGGGACAAGCTTTCATATGCAGTACAAGGGAAACTTTACAGATGGGGATAAGGGAAGCGGGGCTGGATTTGGGCTTGGTTTATGTAAGTTATTTATTGAAGTGCCGTCCGATTCGAGCCTATAACAAGCCCGTAGCCAGAGAGGCATGCTCTTCCCATTTAAAGCTTCAGCTTGAAGAGAAGAAACCCAGTTTGTTGTTTGGACTAGGGAATGTTGTTATGGAGTCTATGTTTCCGGATGTTGAAGCCGATGTAAAAAGTTACAGGGGTAGGTGGCACACGTTCCAAGGGTTACCTGCTGCTTTCTCTTATCATCCACTCGCTGTACGCCGAAGACCCGTCCTCATGAAATATTTCACCGAGGATATTAAGCTTGTTGCTCAGAGGATCAAGGAAATGACTTAA
- a CDS encoding helix-turn-helix domain-containing protein, whose protein sequence is MGDQRFKNSVEMTLKVIGGKWKLVILCHLMDGVKRFGELKRGMPDITQKMLTQQLRELEDDGIIHREVFVQVPPKVEYSLTQYGLTMEEVLNVMADWGHNHQERIN, encoded by the coding sequence ATGGGCGATCAACGATTTAAGAACTCGGTAGAAATGACCTTGAAAGTCATTGGCGGCAAATGGAAGCTGGTCATTCTTTGTCATCTGATGGACGGCGTCAAACGCTTTGGCGAGTTAAAAAGAGGGATGCCTGACATTACGCAAAAAATGTTAACCCAACAACTACGCGAATTAGAGGATGACGGCATTATCCATCGGGAAGTATTCGTTCAAGTACCTCCGAAAGTCGAATATTCTTTAACGCAATATGGCCTAACCATGGAGGAAGTGCTCAATGTAATGGCTGATTGGGGGCATAACCACCAAGAACGAATTAACTGA
- the hxlA gene encoding 3-hexulose-6-phosphate synthase: MELQLALDLVDIPQAKKLVKEVEAYIDIVEIGTPVVINEGLRAVKEIKAAFPNLRVLADLKIMDAAGYEVMKASEAGADIVTVLGASEDMTIKGAVEEARKQGKQILVDMISVKNLEQRAQEIDALGVDYICVHTGYDLQAVGKNSFEDLLTIKRVVKQAKTAIAGGIKLSTLPEVIKANPDLVIVGGGITGQEDQQAAAAEMQKLIKQGS, encoded by the coding sequence ATGGAACTTCAATTAGCGTTAGATCTTGTCGACATTCCGCAAGCCAAGAAATTGGTGAAAGAAGTGGAAGCATATATAGATATCGTTGAAATTGGCACACCGGTTGTCATTAATGAAGGACTTCGCGCGGTCAAAGAAATCAAAGCAGCTTTTCCTAACCTCAGAGTATTGGCTGACTTGAAAATTATGGACGCCGCTGGCTACGAAGTTATGAAAGCATCCGAAGCAGGAGCAGACATCGTTACCGTATTAGGTGCCTCCGAAGACATGACGATCAAAGGTGCTGTAGAAGAAGCTAGAAAACAAGGCAAACAAATTCTGGTTGATATGATCTCTGTGAAAAATCTTGAGCAGCGTGCTCAAGAGATCGACGCACTCGGCGTTGATTATATCTGTGTGCACACAGGTTATGATCTACAAGCAGTCGGAAAGAATTCATTTGAAGATCTTCTGACGATCAAGCGTGTTGTGAAGCAGGCCAAAACAGCGATTGCGGGAGGCATTAAATTAAGTACACTTCCGGAAGTTATCAAAGCGAATCCTGATCTTGTTATTGTCGGCGGAGGTATTACTGGACAAGAAGACCAGCAAGCTGCAGCCGCAGAAATGCAGAAATTGATCAAACAAGGATCTTAA